From a region of the Fischerella sp. JS2 genome:
- a CDS encoding S41 family peptidase, translating into MKQNLLVTTAAVTLTTVVITATSSPFSKSIAQQPQSPLKQSPTQLIDEVWQIVNREYVDSTFNGQDWQAVRQQYLNRSYSSSQDAYRAIREMLQKLDDRFTRFMEPEEFKAIQVSSAEDDVGVGLQLDINEKTKEIEVISAIEDTPAINAGILPKDVLLKIDGRSTKGMSTTEAVRLLKGEPGTAVVLTVGRANKQLEFKITRQRLKLQPVRYQLQETPSSKIGYIRLTEFSANAVTEMQQAIKDLENKQVDGYILDLRSNPGGLLFSSVDIARMWINKGTIVSMVDRNGEIEREQANGKALTNKPLVAIVNEGTASGTEILAGALQENQRAILVGVKTLGYNTIQSVRWLEDGSGLAVTVAKWRTPKGRDINKSGIIPNVLVNLTQAQQQAMLQKRSFGTMADPQYSKAVEKLTQLIKKN; encoded by the coding sequence TTCATCTCCTTTTTCCAAAAGCATTGCTCAACAGCCCCAAAGCCCTTTGAAGCAATCACCGACACAACTTATTGATGAAGTCTGGCAAATTGTCAATCGGGAATATGTTGATAGCACTTTCAATGGGCAAGACTGGCAGGCTGTGCGCCAACAGTATTTAAATCGTTCTTATAGTTCTTCCCAAGATGCATATAGAGCAATTCGGGAAATGCTCCAAAAGCTAGATGATCGCTTTACTCGATTTATGGAGCCTGAAGAATTTAAGGCAATCCAGGTTTCTTCAGCAGAAGACGATGTGGGAGTGGGATTGCAATTAGATATAAATGAAAAAACAAAGGAAATAGAAGTTATCAGTGCTATTGAAGATACTCCTGCCATAAATGCTGGAATTTTGCCAAAAGATGTGTTGTTAAAAATTGATGGTCGCAGCACCAAAGGGATGAGTACTACTGAAGCTGTTAGACTTCTCAAAGGTGAGCCAGGAACAGCTGTAGTCTTGACAGTAGGCCGAGCTAACAAACAACTAGAGTTTAAGATAACCAGACAAAGATTAAAATTACAACCAGTTCGCTATCAACTTCAGGAAACTCCAAGCAGCAAGATTGGCTATATTCGCCTAACCGAGTTCAGTGCAAATGCTGTTACGGAAATGCAACAGGCAATAAAAGATTTGGAAAACAAACAGGTGGATGGGTACATTCTAGATTTGCGCTCCAACCCAGGTGGCTTGCTGTTCTCTAGCGTGGATATTGCCCGGATGTGGATAAATAAGGGTACGATTGTTTCAATGGTTGACCGTAATGGTGAAATAGAACGTGAACAGGCAAATGGAAAAGCTTTAACTAATAAACCTTTAGTAGCCATTGTCAATGAAGGGACAGCCAGTGGTACAGAAATTCTCGCAGGCGCATTGCAGGAGAACCAGCGAGCCATTTTAGTAGGTGTCAAGACTCTTGGTTATAACACAATTCAATCAGTGCGCTGGCTTGAGGATGGTTCAGGTTTAGCTGTAACTGTTGCCAAGTGGCGTACACCCAAAGGAAGAGACATCAATAAGTCAGGAATTATACCTAATGTGCTTGTAAATTTAACGCAAGCTCAACAGCAAGCAATGCTTCAAAAGCGTTCATTTGGGACAATGGCAGACCCTCAGTACTCTAAAGCTGTGGAAAAACTCACTCAATTGATAAAGAAAAATTGA
- a CDS encoding ferredoxin-thioredoxin reductase variable chain, which translates to MAVETLVEKQKLGVNSIMKKGDRVRVKESVVVYHHPEHRGNAFDLKGTEGEVVDIVTQWHDRPVSANLPVLVQFSKKFKAHFREKELEII; encoded by the coding sequence ATGGCAGTGGAGACACTTGTGGAAAAGCAGAAGCTAGGTGTAAATTCTATTATGAAGAAAGGCGATCGCGTTCGTGTTAAAGAATCCGTGGTAGTATACCATCATCCCGAGCATCGTGGTAATGCATTTGACCTAAAAGGTACAGAGGGAGAGGTGGTAGATATTGTTACCCAGTGGCACGATAGACCAGTTAGTGCTAACTTGCCTGTTTTAGTGCAGTTTAGTAAAAAATTTAAAGCTCACTTCCGTGAAAAGGAGTTAGAAATTATTTAA